CGACAACCATGCCCATGGATAGTTTCGTGGGCGGGGCAGAGCGAGGTTGGTGGATTTGGGCATGGATCTGGTTTTGGCATATCCGTCCAAACCCgctccattgccatccttataCATGAGAAGACTAAAGCGTTGATTGAGAAGAAAGACAAGAACAATGCTGCAAgggtgaacaagaagcgcaaggtgATGTTGTTCGTTTTTGCAAGGacaggttcccgaagctacggaagtccaagttgcttcctcgtggtgctggtccttacaaagtgcttgccaagatcaatgataatgcatatgctATAGATCTTTcaactgatgagtttggtgtcagtaattctttcaatgttgctggtttgacaccatatgacggagaagaccttggagcatcgaggtcgacgccttttgaagggggggagatgatgaggacatccataccgaaccactacctccatcattgcaagatgaagaagatgttgttgtgaagctcaagtctaATGAAGTCAGAATTGGACCtatgacaagagctcgtgcgaagctactaaaacaacaggtgaacttgttcttaaacgatactttgattgatgagaatttatactacctaagtcctttgacttgtgtatgatcaggtacgagGATAAaggaagcatcgcacgaggaggaggagaacaaCTGGACATGGTGATGGACATGAAGAcacctcatggacgcgcgagggaggagagggaggcatgcgcgaaggaggaagacgaagtccaggAGGGCGCTACGCCCGGCGCGACCGGCCGGCCCGGACCCACGCTCGGCCAAACCGGCTCCTATGCTGGATGAGCCCGGCGCccgccggctcctggaccggtgcCATTCGGGTGGGTATACTCAGATCCTCGCCCCTTCGCCCGGtcgcagcccggtccctggcccggtccagaccggaccggccggtccctggCCTAGTCGGCCGGCCCCCAGGCTGGCCGTGTCCAAgtcagtctcgaccagatcccgataTGGGTCGGTTATTATTgcattttctcgacttctggtcATCcttaacccctatataagtgctcaGGACGCCCCCATAAtaggtttagaccatgtttaagataaaccctagttcatagttgattgctttgcaactctatcgaatctatacaccaattcgcatcgatctggtgttttgctactaaagttttgtgtgatctgttgttccattggaaattagaaggttgcaatttaccgcttcgtgttcGACGGCTACGTGCGTAAGTGTGTGGTGTTGCGAATATGTTgtagggttgagagttgttgcattggcgacaggaatcaatcgagagactttgtcggcgtcatacaagttatctccacCTCCTCATCGTGTTATATCCGTTGtgttcatcgtgtgttcatcaccaccaccatgcTTGCTGAGAAGatggggcaaccccttatcaatcTTAAATAAAAATTAGCTTTCCAGAACAAGCATATGCTACAACTCCGAAATTTGCAGATAACGTCGGAAGCTAGCCATAGTGCCTATTGTGAACAAAGAAGGAAAATGAGAAAATAGTGAAGTTATTATTGTGAATGCATAACCATAGTCTTTGAACTGTATAATGCCAGATAGATATTGTGCTGAATTTGGAACCAAAGTTTCAAGTGAATACACAGAAAAACAAGCAATCCGTTTAATGCCAGACCTATGTAACATCTGTTCTTTTTATCTCCTTTTGTTTGATCCTGGACTACTAAACGGATGTGTGCATcctagttatgcagaggctgagTGTAATGTTTAAAACCATTTTTAGTAATAAAGCGCCCCTTATCGAAAAAATGTAACATTTGTTGCGATATAACCATATCAGCGAGTACAAGTTGTCAGTGGTCCTATATATAACACAAAAAATTCCAAAGGCagcaagaaataaaataatattagTCGACCATTCTGAATTAAAGTTAGATATGTTAGGACTATCTAATCAATTCAGAGTAGATGgtagattgatcttgttattcgcCGAAGGGCTATGTTGGTCAGCAGCCAGGATAAAAGATATGTGTGAATCCTGGGAAACTTAAACCAGTGCTCTATCCTGCAGATCATGATATGTTATTCTTGTTCTTGATTCTCTTCTCTGTTCTGGCTGTGGCAATGCTGCTATCATCGAAGATGGTGGGTGGATGTTCTTCTTGTTCTTAGAAGAAAGAGATGCCCGGCCGGATGGTTGAATAGGAGGTCTTGCCCATCTATATAGTAGGTAAGACCGAGTAGGAGATCTAACAGAGCAGTAGTTCAGTTATAAAATCCCATGATGTAAGAAAAATAAGTACGTGAACATAGTGTCAACAAGATGATACCCATGTGTGATGTGTTGCAGCGGGAACCATTGATTCCATAAACTAATTTGGAACACAAATTGAGATTGAATTAGATAATTTTAATTGATCGAGGTATTGTTGAgtcaacaaataaagtaaaatttCATCATGTTGATGCGCCAATTTCCATCGTTTGTTTACACAAATTATGAATCGTATCTTTGAGTCAATGATACCACGTCAAAAGTTTCATTATTCTTTCACCTCACATGATAGATGCCAACACTAAAAAGGATGTCAAATATGTGACGTGCCCATCTGCGGAGTATATATACATATATTACAAATTGTCAAATAAATTTAGCATGAGTGAGAGGTAGAAGGTAAACAGGACATTTTGAATCACAAGTTGAACAGAAGCTAGACAATTGCAGGATTGTTGTGGTATTGTTGTCAGTAAAAGGGACTGAAAAAGAGACTCATGAACATATTCATAGCCATAGCAAAGGTAATTGAACTGAACTGACTAATAAATTTGACCTCAAAAGATAAAGTCGTATTTAGTACTTGCACGGAGCTGAGGAAGTATGTAGATATGTAGAACTTTTGTGTCGGCTGATGGCCGAGCTGACAATTCAAGCAACGAAAGTGACATTTTTTGTACAATGGTGAGAAATCAGCGCACACACTTTTTAATTCCTGAATTCTAATTATTGCTAGGGCACTGTGTTGTCTTACACAGTGCTCCCCGCTTGTGCCCGTCGGATCTCCATCTAACGATTCATCTGAAACGTTGAGCGGTTCATGTGCTGCACGTGGACAGGCTGTAAGCAGTAAATTCACCTCTGCTCTTTCTTCTCGCgtggtcttcgtcttcgtctgcAAATCGGCCTCTCTCGTTTCTCCCCAAAGCCAGGAATCCCGTCTCTCCTCAACGCCGGGAACCGGAGGCAGCGGTGGTGCGCATCCGCCGTCGACTCGCCCGCCTGGCCCCGACGCGCTCGACTCCGCCGGCGACTCAGCCGCCCAGCCCCGGCGCGCGTGACCTTCGCCTACAACTCAGCCACGCGGCCCGGCGCGGCCGACCTCCGCTAGCAGCTCACTGGTTCGGCCCCGGCGAACACGATCTCCGACGGGCGGACGCGCGATGGAGGCGGCGTTCGACCTTGCGGCTATACCGTGACGGCCGTATCAGAGGCTTGGGAGGCCGTCGCATTCTTCATGGCCACAGGTCTCCCGCAGCCTATCCTAGCCTAGGTACCTCCAGCTCCGCTCGATTTGGGTAGATTAAGTAATTTTGGCTGCAGATTTTCGAGCTACAAATGGACGAGCTGTCAAGCTAGATGTAACTTTTTTTGTGTCGGGTTGTACTATTAATTTTTTTGTCAATCCTGTAAATAATATTTGGACATGGCTAGTGAGCACTCGGATGCTAATTAGTCCAGTTAAGCACTCACCCTAAAATTTAGAAAGTACAACACATGGAGACTACACGTGCATTTACTATTGTGCAATTTTTTTAAAGAAAAGTCATAACTTTCAAACCGTTTGTCGAAATACAAATCCGTTTTCACCGTTAGACCTCTcgtgacgagatcttcaaaagtaGATCCCATATGTATATGTTTCGataataaaaaaaatcaaaaagcaACTTAATTGTTGTGAAAAACCAACTCTACTGTTGTAGCAAACCAAGTCCGTACAAATAGTTGCTTACACTATTTATTTAATATCTGAAGCCAGCCTAGTTTGTGATATACTTACTTAGCAACAGTAGCAATAAATTTATGGTAATGAGACTTACAACATTGCACTATTACTTGTGCACCATAGTTTCTAGTATCATTCGTAACCAAACAACTTAGTACGAACGAAAATACAacttaataataaaacagtaaacaactTAGGGGCAATTGTAGGCAACTCCATGAAAAAGGTACGCAACTCACAACACTGATGCTAGCCTACTTAGTAGTTAGTACTACTAGTATGCAACTTAGGCACATTGATATGCAAGTTCACTATATTTCTCTATTTTGTAGGCAACTTAGTTTCCGAGACAGTCAACTCAACAATAATAGTCAGCAACTTCATAATACCAGTATTATTGTAGGAAAGTTGTTTTTAGGGGTAGCCAAATAAGTACCAACAATATGCAACTTCATATACTAAATAATGCACAACTTAAACGTACCGGTAGCCAACTTCACGGCAATGGTGCGCTACATCACACCAAATCATTGTAGTCGACTTAGTATTAACGGTACATAACTTAGACGCATGGACATGCAAATTTGCGACGATGGTACGCAATTTCATGATAATGGTTCTACCCAACTTAGTAGCGGTAGTACACAACTTAGACGCAATGAAACTACATTGGACAACGCATGCAACTTAACTATGGTGGGTATATTGAACTTAACAAATAGTGGGTATACAACTTAGAAATATTGGGTATGCAACTTAGCACACGTGTGAAGCAATAATATACTGCCTACCAACACGACTTAGGAAATATGTGAGTGAACAATTTATTATGTGCAAGATACAACTTAGATCATACGCGAAACCAATAAAACCACCGACCAAAATACAACTTAGCACATGTATGAAAAAACAAATTTGTTGCATTCATGGCAACCGCGAGGTACTACAACTCCACCTCGATCGACATGAACCTTACAGATGCAACTAAACCTAGCTTGTAGATGTTGCAACTTAACCTAATAATGGATACAACTAAACCATGTAGTTTTTGTAATGTAAAACAAATACAAGGCACAACACCACAGCACGAGTCACAACACGAGCTACATGAAGCCAAAGAGGATGCCACTTTAGGATCGGGTGCTTAGCCTTCCGTAGAGCCAGGCCGAACAGTGGCAGATCGAAGCTCTAGGAAAGATGGGTAGGGCGGGCTGTTCAAATCGGTTTACATTGACGGCCGGAGCGAATCTAGCGAGATGAATCCATGACGAGGAAATAGAACTTAGCACATGTGTAGTAACAATTTACTGTCGATAAACACAACTTGGCAAACTTTGCGCAACTTCAAAACAATGATGCTAGCGGACTTGGTATTAATGGTAGACAACTTATACGTAGAGGTAGACAAAACAATGTGGACGGATACGTCAATTTAGTTTTCAAAACATAAGATACATATGAGCTGCTCACAAAAAATCCTGTAAAGAAGTGAGGTGCCATGTTGACATCTGCTACTGTTTCTTTACACACGAGCTGCAGGCTTTCCCCTTCCTGTagcttcctcttctcttcttcaaCCAAAGCAGTCAGATAAGCTCCTCAAAACCAGCCATAACATCTATTCAGGCGCCGATCGCACCTACTTCCTCTATTCCCGCATAGAGTTAATCATGCGCGCGGCAAATAGTGGGCACGCCGCCGCGCGGGAAGAAGGCTCGAGGAAACACGCGGCCTCGAGGACGCGAGCTTGCCGACGGCAGCGCGCGGGTGCGGCTCCGCCGCGGCGGCCCGTGGCTGGCCGTAGACCGCGGGTCTAGCTACTTCGCAGGGGCGCGTGGCCGCGGCAGCGCGCGGCTTGGCTCTATCGCAGTGGCGGCATGGGGTCCGGCTCCGAGGTATGGTCGGTTGCCCGATGGAatacggtggcggcggcggcatgggGTCCGGCTTCGAGGCATACGGAGGTGGCGTGAAATCGACCCGGCGGTCGCGGTAGGTGGGGGAGGCGGTGAACATGGTAGGGAGGATGGTGCCTCTGTTTCTGTCGAGACGTGGATGTGACGGCTCGATGGACTCGATCTGACGGCCAGGAAACGGATGCTCGGAGTGCCAACGAGCATCCGAGTACTTTTTAGCATTTGGGTAATATTTTTGTAATTGGATGTATGAATAGTAATTTTTCTCCTAATTTTGGGGCTCGTTTTTGTAACTAGATGTATTTCCTACCCTTTTTCTACATCTAGATTGATGAAAGTTTCTAGGTGTTTTTTTCACAATTTTAGGTGAAACTTTAGGCATCTGgatgtattttttattttttttctacaTCTAGAATATTTGAATGGATCAAGGTTAACACACTAGTATGCTTTTGTGATCCCATGTTTGATTCAACTGGATGTAACTTTATCTTCTTTTCTACATTCACCGCTGCAATTTTTACATCTTCAAATGAGATCACAAAACTAGTTGCTGCGTGGTGTGTTGTTTTACTCGTCAAAAACTTGCGACACAGCAGAGAAACTAGAATGGCGTTCTCCGTAGTTCCTGTGCTGACCTGGGTGGTAGGAGGAGACGTGCGGAATTAGTATTTCTATTTTCAGAACGTACAGATGTCGGACTAATTTATTTCCTAATTTGGGTGGGGCACTCTGGTAGACTAAATAGTGCTATAGCACTACGTAGCAAGGTCCTTTTTAATTGGTTTGGTTTGGGCTTTGGTGACCGTTATGtgcgagaagaaaaaagagagcATGCATGTGCTTAGAGCACCAGCTGTTAAGTTTTATATCATCCAACTAACATATTGATAAAAAAAAACATATTGAGAGTTCTTTGGCTAACAACATTAGGAAAACATTTAGCTCACAATAACAAGTACTCCCTCGGGTcggatttaatcgacgcggaGGGAGGGCTGCGCAGGCATGTGATTAGCGGCTGTGCGCGTCGATTAATTCCGTCCGGAGTTAGTACGTGTTAATGAAAAGGATTCATTAGACGACCCTGGACGTCTCTCCTCTCCCGCCTCTGTAGCTGAGAGGGGCGATTTTTGGATCTCTTGGCCGATCCACCACTTCACCGTTGATCAGTTGGATCCCTCGCCCTCCAGCGgctgctccggcggcgggagggtgggggaTCCCGCCTCATGGATATAGATAGCATAGGTTATGTAGGGGCTTCAGCTGGCGGCGCCGTGGAGGTGGTGGGGTTGCCGGTGTTGTCTTTGCTAGCTGCAAGTGTGCGTCCTCTCTGATGGCGGCGCTCGATGGAGCTTCGTGGTGGCACGCCTGCTTATCCTGCACCCACAGATCGGTGGATCTGTGCTGTCCACCGCTCCCTGGCCAGATCCCGTGCGGCGGCGGATCTGGATCGAACATGAAGTTGTTGATTATGGGGGAAGGCGATGTTGCAGACGGAGTAGGGTGGAGGCTCTCCGGAATTCGAGGCCCGACGACTTCCCGTCCGCTAGGGGACATCTTCCGATCCAAGGCTCAAGGGAAGATGCAGCGGCGGCGCGCCATCGACACGTTCTTCTCCTCGCCGGCGACTTCGAGTTTCAGAGGGACTTCACTTTAATTTCAATCTTTGTTGTGTGTCTTTCTGTAATCTCTTTCCTTTAGTATCATCAGTGGTTTTCCGCAAAAAGAAAAATAAGTACGTGTTAGTGGTAGCTCGATTAGTACGGCTATAGGTATTGACTGATTTGGAGGCCATGGATGATTCTTGCGACCAATGGAGAGGAAAAGGTTCTAGGGAGGAGCGGGACGGAGACGGCACCAACCTTCTCTCACATAGACTCGCTCAATATGCCACCACCGCTTCACGCCCCCAGCGTCGCTACCTTCTCCCATCGCTCAGGGGCGGAGTCAGCGTGTAAATAATGGGTGTACAAAGTTACCGTTGCACTTACTTAATGTTTATTGCTCCTCATTTACTTAATGTTTATTTCTCTACATGTGAACTAGACACAAATATACAAGCTTTTGCAAAAACTAACAGGTGTACAAATATGTACACCCATGTACTGATCTCCCTCCGACTATGCCATCGATAGAGGAGTGAGGGGATTCTCAATGGAGTCTCGCTCGACGCACCACGCGAGGTTGAACCCCTTCATCCTCGACACCGGCCGGCAGGCGAGTAGCTAGGTTTAGGGCTGGCTCGATTGGGGGCACGGGATGCGCCAGATCAGAAGAGCAAGATCGGAGTGGGGGAGAGAGGGCGTCGGCCGACGAAGGGAAGGGGGGGGAGAGAGGAGGACTGCTGATGGCGCCAGAGCAAGGAGAGGAGCAACGCGAGGAATGGCCCATTGGCTGTCGACTTGGGAAAATATCTCCCGATTGGGAGAGGCACAGGAATCTTAACTTTGATAGTTTGCATTTTGGtcctttcattttttgttttgttcatttattttattttatcgcACATAGTGTTTTGTTTGAAATCTTGTGTGATTGCTTACTATGTCACACACCTTTTTCTCAAAAAAGAAAATGTGTGCGATGTAAGGCAAACGGTTGTGTTGTGGAGAACCAATGTGCGATGTTCTCAACTCCGCATGCGGGGGAAGAACTGTagatgtttatttttatttttgtccgTCACTGGTTATCCGCATTACACACGAAAAAGATCTTTCATGTGCTACTAAAAACTTTAAAAGATCCGATTTATACTAGTGATAGCGTCGTCAGCTGGCGTTCGCACATAGCCATGCGTGCCCCTGGATCGCGCGCCGGCTATATATACCCCAGACGTTCCACGAAAAAACTCGTCCACCACACAACGCTAAAACAACACCTACGTAGGCCATCTAGCTCTACTGCTCTAGCTACATACGCACGTCGGCACGTACGTTTGGCAGCCATGGCACGTAGCCTCGACTGCACGTTGCCGCTTCTCTCTGTCGTGCTCCTTTCGTGTTGctgcggcctgtccggcgcggcgCGGCCGGCGCCGTCGGGCGCCGCCGCCGGCAACACGAGCTTCGTGAGGGCGTGGTGCGCGGGGACGGAGTACCCAGCGCTGTGCGACGAGACGCTCTTTCCGTACGCGGCCGCGGTGGGGACAAGCCCGGCGCGGCTGGCGTGGGCCGCGCTGAACGCTACCCTCGCCGGCGCACGGGGCGCAACCAAGGCCATGAAGGCGATGGCCGCGGGAGGCCACCTGGCGCccgtggcggcggaggcggcgggggacactggtggaaaaaagggctttggtcgcggttggcaactgccattagtcgcggtggcgcaaccgcgaccaaagctgcgcgactaaaggctccctttagtcgcggttccttacgaaccgcgactaaaggcccgtccacgtgggccgcaggcggcgctggggcggaggacctttagtcgcggttcttcggccagccgcgactaaaggcctccgcaggtttagggttttagcccccctccccctaaatctggtttctttttaatttgtattattttatttcttttgggttttaattctgaaggagtttcacatatttaggccaaccgcgactaaaggcctccgcagggtttagggttttagcccccctccccctaaatctggtttctttttaatttgtattattttatttcttttgggttttaattttgaaggagtttcacatattctacggtactgtatacatacatgcatatgaatgtagaatttcaaacaaatttgaaattagaaccaaaaagaattcaagaggaatatacaatatatattcaatatcggatgaccatatacaatatatattcaatatcggatgaccatatacaattttgaacaagttagttacaaattctggtgcatataaagttctacgtcatcgtaatagtgttctcctttaggatcgatgacttccctcgccaaccatccagctagttcctcttgaagtggtcggaagcgagcttctggactaagcgtcttccggaggttattcctcgtgatgttgttctcacacgtctggtcccgctcattgcgtatctccggatcctctcacaaacatagtatccacataggttggtccccggtggctgagtatccccggtcgtccgcaccgccattttaaaatgtagctcttttttgaattcaccgaccttggtatctacgaaccgtctccaaaccctacgaggcaaagaaaattaaataaacaagagagttattaattagttacttgatattaggaaatgatgaacgaaataggccgatcgatatagagcgcaaatgaatgaaaataattacttttgcatcatttttctcatgtcgccccaaagcgccggatccatattcagagagtcgtggacgagaaccgaggaggtctgaactttaattaccataagaatccaaaggaacctgcggacacgatacatgcacaatcatgcataactcatcgattagccacataccatgcatggagtaaacaaaagagaatgtgctcaagacagaaacactcacccaaaatggtaaggaaatagaatatcacttttctgttgctgttttctaataaaccgccacaggtcatcctccacgtcggcggggtggtgttctaacacatgtgaattaacgatgtgtgggtcaatgaacccaacatcatggatgttccttattcgcatttcccgcttcttcattctcgcataatagcgtacacaacaagatagttaggacagtgcaggcaatgaacgagatggggtagaaattaataaatcacttacgtaacgtagcaaccgatgatagatttgtcgaggtcgcgcagattgaacagctggaacaattcactcagaggaatttgtacccagtaatgtttgaagtgatgctcatatctaacttccgcatagatatagtctttggcgtttttatgttttatgtaacccttgtaccaatttagcagacctagcatttgtcgaggtagatccccttctcgcgcaggctcgacgagagggccattcttctcaTATTTAATTACTTCGTCCGTCATTGGCGCCTCTTCATGGCATTGCAGTGGAcgtagagtgatacctaactcggccgcttgttctctcggcactcgttaAGGTCAATCCATaaagctgccgcagctgctatgatatcgggggcatccggatcggcggcttgcactatgagcggggcgatcgattgtttactttgttccccgagctgggcaacttctttccccctttctaattttgactcggcctcgtccttcacggctttcttctccgccaactctttcctgttcttgaacgcgagtgcttgcctcacgaagttcacgtaaatagtcgtcagcagattcttcgcggcttgggacggtgtgttcaaaaatgacttagcccatcgttttccttgtcgaatataccggcttgggctcgcctctattttcctcttgacgctcgccttccatttctctaaatcagcagccgcgcccgcctcgacttcctcggcactactttcccaaggcctcgtggggagaggcttcagtgatacctccggtacctttgttttcttaggtacgtaagggtccgggttaataacccagactgcttcgcttcttcgccggaggtggattgggggcggtaccggtgtccgatcacccgccggacgaggactggggcggcggcgtgggctgacgtgaatgaggtgtattaggtgaagcaccaccgccaccgtcaccgccaccgccaccgtcaccgccaccgccaccgccaccgtcaccgccaccgccaccaccaccaccgtacgggggtggacttgttggcgcctcgcccggaaacttgataaatttcttcgccatagaatgaatcggcgcttgacatctccaagtcttttcaccccttctgtgtgtagcaatgtcaatgtccaggtcctcaaaccgttggactatctcctccaccgtcacacgagcatagccatcttgaatggggttgttgtggtggagtgctccagtggtaaagcactgccgatggctaccttcatggacatgttcccgataggataatacagatgtcaTGCTTtcctctcctttatatcgtccacggggtagcgaggaggctccggtgcagtaagtgCGACCACCAGAGGCGCCGGTgcaatttctatcgtcggtgcaccagccggtgaggcctccgtggaagccacgctgcttcttctctcgctggcttccgagatccattggatgatcttcagcatgctgcgcccgagctgcatctctttcggcgactagtacactcacggttttcttcatcacatccatttcagttaccaacttcgccacaacatctcgcatcccgatccatctttctcttacggcttcgtaaccgtacgggtcatcgttcggggaaccctattttccacggaatgggccccatgcctcgtatacgtcctccgtgttcgggattcccgagggcttttgtcgtgGCGTCGTTCTCtccgttgaacctgatcctccctcttgagcctcctcattgcctcaataagcttttgggtgggtgtaattattttgcccagataaacacactcccctgtctccgggttcagcgatcccccatgcccgtaccaccagcttttggcccttgggtcccatc
This Lolium perenne isolate Kyuss_39 chromosome 1, Kyuss_2.0, whole genome shotgun sequence DNA region includes the following protein-coding sequences:
- the LOC127334046 gene encoding pectinesterase inhibitor 7 — its product is MARSLDCTLPLLSVVLLSCCCGLSGAARPAPSGAAAGNTSFVRAWCAGTEYPALCDETLFPYAAAVGTSPARLAWAALNATLAGARGATKAMKAMAAGGHLAPVAAEAAGDCVSMLGDAVDMLRQSVEAMAEQAEEEEGQATQQAKFRVDSVRTWASAALTDDTMCMEGFKGEAAGVKEAVRGHVVGPAHLTANALGIVNAMAAQTPP